Proteins from a genomic interval of Zingiber officinale cultivar Zhangliang chromosome 2A, Zo_v1.1, whole genome shotgun sequence:
- the LOC122041090 gene encoding respiratory burst oxidase homolog protein B-like, protein MKALVESGGSGLRSEMRSVASSEDGRGGESSVDGIEAESPGVSFSGPLSSPLDSRGGRRSPTRFSLPASPASSFGKVKSDKDEEEEDETYVEITLDVRDDEVAFHSLKAAATGGGDAEADPEVAALARELERRAGLGKSMMRTASSKFKQVSQELRRLASFKRRQGPGKLDRTKTATAHALRGLKFISKAEGAAGWTAVEKRFQELSVDGMLHRSRFGQCIGMKDSKEFAGELFDALTRRRHIIGDKITKSELKEFWDQISDQSFDSRLQTFFDMVDKNADGRITEEEVKEIILLSASANNLSKLQEQAEEYAALIMEELDPDNLGYIEIYNLEMLLIQGPSYSAQIGTTNSRNLSQMLSQKLRPTREPNPLVRWYREVRYFLEDHWKRVWVVALWLCACAGLFCWKFIQYRRRAVYDVMGYCVCVAKGGAETLKFNMALILLPVCRNAITWLRANTRLGKALPFDDNLNFHKVIAAGVAVGVGLHAISHLTCDFPRLLHATDQEYQPMRPFFGDLQPDDYWWFVKGTEGWTGLVMVVLMAIAFTFATPWFRRNRLRLPYPFSRLTGFNAFWYSHHLFVVVYVLLIVHGTFLYLTKEWYKKTTWMYLAIPLILYGGERLIRALRSSVRPVKILKVAVYPGNVLTLQMSKPQGFKYRSGQYIFVNCAAVSPFQWHPFSITSAPQDNYISVHIRTIGDWTRQLKAVFSEVCQPPASGQSGLLRSDYDRSSSLIFPKVLIDGPYGAPAQEYKKYEVLLLVGLGIGATPFISIVKDIVNNMKRLEPEESNDDGSSSSERGEGGSGHASSSSSSSFKTRRAYFYWVTREQGSFEWFRGVMNEVAETDKKGVIELHNFCTSVYEEGDARSALIVMLQSLNHAKNGVDIVSGTRVKSHFARPNWRNVFKRIALNHRNQRIGVFYCGAPALTKELRQLATDFSRRTSTKFDFHKENF, encoded by the exons ATGAAGGCTTTGGTGGAGAGTGGAGGCTCAGGCTTGAGATCGGAGATGAGGAGTGTGGCGTCGAGCGAGGACGGAAGGGGCGGCGAGAGCTCCGTGGATGGGATCGAGGCGGAGAGCCCAGGAGTTTCCTTCAGTGGACCCCTGAGCAGCCCGCTCGACAGCCGAGGGGGCAGGAGGAGCCCCACCCGGTTCAGCCTCCCGGCCTCGCCGGCCTCCTCCTTCGGGAAGGTGAAGAGCGATAaggacgaggaggaggaggatgagacGTATGTGGAGATCACCCTGGACGTGCGCGACGACGAGGTGGCATTCCACAGCCTGAAGGCGGCGGCGACAGGCGGCGGGGACGCGGAGGCGGACCCGGAGGTGGCTGCGCTGGCTAGGGAGCTGGAGAGACGCGCCGGGCTCGGGAAGTCGATGATGCGCACAGCGTCGTCCAAGTTCAAGCAGGTGTCGCAGGAGCTCCGGCGGCTGGCGTCGTTCAAGCGGCGGCAGGGGCCGGGGAAGCTGGATCGCACCAAGACAGCCACTGCGCACGCCCTCCGAGGCCTCAAGTTCATCAGCAAGGCTGAAGGTGCCGCCGGATGGACGGCCGTCGAAAAGCGCTTCCAAGAGCTCTCCGTTGACGGCATGCTTCACCGCTCTCGCTTCGGCCAGTGTATTG GAATGAAGGATTCCAAGGAGTTCGCTGGGGAGCTGTTCGATGCATTGACGAGGAGGAGACACATTATCGGCGATAAGATAACAAAATCTGAGCTGAAAGAGTTTTGGGACCAGATTTCTGATCAGAGTTTCGATTCCAGGCTTCAGACCTTTTTTGACAT GGTTGATAAGAACGCAGACGGAAGAATCACAGAGGAGGAAGTGAAAGAG ATTATCTTACTGAGCGCTTCGGCGAACAATCTCTCTAAGCTTCAGGAGCAAGCGGAGGAGTACGCCGCCCTGATCATGGAAGAATTGGACCCGGACAATCTGGGATACATTGAG ATATACAACCTGGAGATGCTGCTTATCCAAGGACCGAGCTACTCGGCGCAGATCGGCACCACAAACAGTCGAAATCTGAGCCAGATGCTGAGCCAGAAGCTGAGGCCAACGAGGGAGCCGAATCCTCTGGTGCGGTGGTATCGTGAAGTGCGTTACTTCCTGGAGGACCACTGGAAGCGGGTGTGGGTGGTAGCGCTGTGGCTCTGCGCCTGCGCCGGCCTTTTCTGCTGGAAATTCATCCAGTATCGGCGTCGGGCAGTGTACGACGTCATGGGCTACTGCGTCTGCGTGGCCAAGGGCGGCGCCGAGACCCTTAAGTTCAACATGGCCCTCATCCTCCTCCCTGTCTGCCGCAACGCCATCACCTGGCTCCGAGCCAACACTCGCCTCGGCAAGGCCCTGCCCTTCGACGACAACCTCAATTTCCACAAGGTCATCGCCGCGGGCGTCGCCGTCGGAGTCGGCCTCCACGCCATCTCTCACCTGACGTGCGACTTCCCGCGGCTGCTCCACGCGACGGACCAGGAGTACCAGCCCATGCGGCCCTTCTTTGGCGACTTGCAGCCCGACGACTACTGGTGGTTCGTGAAGGGCACGGAGGGGTGGACCGGGCTAGTCATGGTCGTTCTCATGGCCATCGCCTTCACGTTCGCCACTCCTTGGTTCCGCCGCAACCGCCTCCGTCTGCCCTACCCCTTCAGCCGCCTAACCGGCTTCAACGCCTTCTGGTACTCCCACCACCTCTTCGTCGTCGTCTACGTCCTCCTTATCGTCCACGGAACCTTCCTCTACCTCACCAAGGAATGGTACAAGAAGACG ACATGGATGTACTTGGCGATTCCGTTGATCCTCTACGGCGGCGAGCGGTTGATCCGGGCGCTTCGGTCCAGCGTCCGTCCGGTCAAAATTTTGAAGGTGGCTGTGTACCCGGGCAACGTTTTGACTCTTCAAATGTCCAAGCCTCAAGGTTTCAAGTACAGAAGCGGCCAATACATCTTCGTCAACTGCGCTGCTGTCTCTCCATTCCAATG GCACCCATTCTCCATCACGTCGGCCCCGCAGGACAACTACATCAGCGTCCATATACGGACAATAGGCGACTGGACTAGGCAGCTCAAAGCCGTCTTCTCTGAG GTGTGTCAGCCACCGGCAAGTGGACAGAGCGGCCTTCTGAGGTCGGATTACGACAGAAGCAGCAGCCTCAT CTTTCCGAAGGTGTTGATAGATGGGCCTTACGGTGCTCCGGCCCAGGAGTACAAGAAGTATGAGGTGTTGCTGCTTGTGGGGCTGGGCATCGGCGCCACCCCCTTCATCAGCATCGTCAAGGACATCGTCAACAACATGAAGCGGCTGGAACCCGAGGAGAGTAACGACGACGGATCCTCCTCCTCCGAGCGCGGGGAGGGCGGAAGCGGACACGCgtcatcgtcgtcgtcgtcgtcgttcaAGACGCGGCGGGCGTACTTCTACTGGGTGACGCGGGAGCAGGGGTCGTTCGAATGGTTCCGGGGGGTGATGAACGAGGTGGCGGAGACGGACAAGAAGGGGGTCATCGAGCTGCACAACTTCTGCACCAGCGTGTACGAGGAAGGAGACGCCCGGTCGGCGCTCATCGTCATGCTTCAGTCGCTCAACCACGCCAAGAACGGCGTCGACATCGTCTCCGGCACCCGCGTCAAGTCCCACTTCGCCCGCCCCAACTGGCGCAACGTCTTCAAGCGCATCGCCCTCAACCACCGCAACCAGCGAATCG GCGTGTTCTACTGCGGCGCCCCAGCGCTGACGAAGGAGCTCCGGCAGCTGGCTACGGATTTCTCACGGCGGACCAGCACCAAATTTGACTTCCACAAAGAAAACTTTTAA